One window of Streptomyces sp. NBC_00273 genomic DNA carries:
- a CDS encoding transposase has protein sequence MYRPLPTRPRHDVPQLGIHLVCFGACLQRVLKGDHVGMVRRHELTDVEWEALAGLLPRPSSGRPRLDDRRVLNGIVWKPRTGAAWRDVPAR, from the coding sequence ATGTACCGGCCACTCCCGACCAGACCCCGGCATGATGTCCCCCAGCTCGGCATCCACTTGGTCTGCTTCGGGGCGTGTCTTCAAAGGGTTCTGAAGGGGGATCACGTCGGCATGGTGCGTCGTCATGAGCTGACGGATGTGGAGTGGGAGGCGCTGGCCGGGCTGTTGCCGCGGCCCTCCTCGGGACGGCCGAGGTTGGACGACCGGCGGGTGCTGAACGGGATCGTGTGGAAGCCGCGGACGGGGGCGGCGTGGCGTGACGTGCCGGCACGGTAG
- a CDS encoding transposase produces the protein MGAGRDVHANAGRGRPLGFVLTGGNAADCTRFEEVMDTIKVRRAEPGRPRTRPDHVLGDKGYSSRKIRA, from the coding sequence GTGGGCGCTGGACGGGACGTTCACGCGAATGCTGGCCGCGGCCGGCCTCTCGGCTTCGTCCTCACCGGCGGCAACGCCGCCGACTGCACCCGCTTCGAGGAGGTCATGGACACCATCAAGGTCCGCCGGGCCGAGCCCGGGCGACCCCGAACCCGCCCGGACCACGTCCTGGGCGACAAGGGCTACAGCTCCCGCAAGATACGTGCCTAA